Sequence from the Tripterygium wilfordii isolate XIE 37 chromosome 10, ASM1340144v1, whole genome shotgun sequence genome:
TTCCAGGTCAAGTTCACCACCCACAGTAACTTCGCTAGAATCTAATGGAATGTCTGTGGACCTTCGTGATCCATTTATTTCAGTCTGTAAACTGGGTTTTTCAAGGGCAACAGACCCACATGCAATATGACAATCATCTTCGGGTGTTGGAGGGACAACTGCTTCAGGACATTCCATACTGTTAATCTTACAAGAGCTGCTGTCATGAGCTGATGCTGGAAATGCAACTCCTGCCACAGATACatcttgaaaaacaatttttttcacTTCACAGGTGTCATGCACCTTACCATCTAAATCCAAAGATCCAGCGACCTGAAATTCTTCAATAAGCAGATGCTTGGCTCTCTTCATGTCCTCTGATACCTGAGTTACAGTATCTGAATCATGCTTGATAGTAATATTTTCATGAGAATTGTAGGAGTCTTTGACAATGCTATCTTCTAGTTTCACTTCACAGGAAACACTTTCAGTAGCATCCTTGGAGGTGCATATAAGTTTTCGTTCCGAATCACCAGCCTTGATCCCAATATTAGCTACCATGGATGATATAATTTCCACCTCAGGAACACCAAGCTGATTTGGACAGGTATCTAATGCTTCAATCCTCTCATGAGGAGGGGCACTAGAAACCATAATAGCATTATGCTGTTTGCCAATATCCCCAGCTTGTTCAAAAAAATCACATGCACGACCAAGAGTATTGATTTTCTTCTCAAGATCATCAGGATTTTCACTCAAATGAACAAGAGATTTTGCATCAGAAGCACAGGCATTAGCTGGTAAATCAATGTTCTCACTTGTTATGTCAGATGTAACATCCAAGGAGGCAGGAGGAAGAGAAGAGTCAGATTCATGTGCAACAGGTTCATCGCATATCTTAGGAGCACCAGGTGTAGTAACCTCACTAGAAACATTCACATCAACTGCAGCTGAAAATCTATCATCGGAGTTATTATACTCATTCATGATTTGATGCTCGTCTAGTTCAGCAGACTTCAAACCTACAAAAACATGTGTAGGTTAATGACAAATAGAAATAAGAATGAAATTCAAACACTCTGAATGTCCAACTTTGTGGCATACCTTCAGCAGCAAGCAAGGTTTCTTGACTGCTTGATATCGGTTTCTGTAACATGTCAACACCAGGGAACACCAACATATTTGTATTTCTCAGTTTTTGCTCGAGTGATGCGTCAACAGGCTTAAAGCCAAAAACTGTAGTCCACGTTTCCCTGAGCTCTGAGATAGCAGGTATCACCAACTTCTCAACATCTAGGGCGCACAGAGCCTGATAATAGATTCCAAATAATATGccaagaaaacaacaaaattttataaaagGAACAGCACCGAGAGCTTAGTTCTTTTTAACTAACTAAATTTCAAGAATTAGGCCCCAACAATCAAATTTACCAAGGCTTCAGCTTAATCAATCAATATAATTATGAACTCAGAGCTAGACCATGTATGCCTTAACAATGCAAGAAAAGAGTTATAAACACAACTCATAAAGACGTAAGGATGATGAAAGTAACAGCTAGATGagcatttttcaaaatttaataaTATAAAAGTTGCAGACAGGATTCTCATTCATTCAGATCAAGCCATATCTATTTTTTGCTTTGCTAGTCAGCCACATCCTACCAAACAGATCAGATAGGATCAAAATCCAATTCTCAACAGGATAGCTGTACCATGATTATTATGGGATGAACCCATGCATAGCAATTGGTCAGACATCTACATGCATCGTGCTCAACATTAAATCAAGAGTAATTTTAAAAGGTTcattgaaaaaaagagagtatagATTCTACAGATTGCCTCTTGTATTGGATAACCAACAAATAAACATCAAACTGTAGCTAACTTGAATTCAAGAGAATTTATAAACACAGGAAATGAACAAAAAGGGGCATCAGAAATTGAACATACACTTTCAACTCCACTTAAAAGTCGGCGGCACATCCCTTGACGTCTATATGTATAGCGAGTCCCAATAAATGGCATCTCTGCTAACTGGTTCCCATGAATCCTATTCAATCAAAAAAATGCAATGTTAGTACTTACACTCATGCCATGTGTTGAGAGACGAACTGAACATCTAcctccaccccccccccccccccttctcaagaaaaagagaaaggaaaaggaaagagaataaaaaaaagacgAGAAACTCTAGGGTATGGAAACAGGAAATTTTTTGAAGCAATAATATCACTTGACTTAATATTCAATACATATCTAATTATCTATTGACCTTTATCAAAATAAGTATTGTTCCAGAGTCCAGAACACAACCATGAAAGAAGCCAAAGGAGAGTAGACATTTCATTAGAACTACAacaatacataatatatattggGGGAAAACAATAGACACAATGAGAATCATTTAATGGGTTATTAGCGATAACAGGTGCTACAACCAAGTATCCTCTAATGCAAGAATGACCTTAATACCAGACAATACATCATGATATGTCGCATTTACATACTCATATCAACTTTGACCATAGAACAGAATCAACTATGCATTTTGAAATGTTCGTGCCATTAAGGCTTTAATCTTGATCCTAAGGGCTGAAAGTAATTCATATAACAAATAGTTACCTAAAAGAACAGGCAAGCAATTTTTGAAATAGAAAAGAATCCAGTCAGACAGGAATGCCATCTCCTACAAACAATCTCAGCATGTAAAACCCACCCTCCATTTAGCTTTTCGATTATTCAAAGTACAAGATCAATGAATAATGACGTTGTTCCAGTCTTCCAGAAACAAAGTGGGCGatatattcaaaaatatttggaaCTAAAGAAGATACACTAGAATTAGAAGTGCCCCAACACGATTTTACGAAACAAATGGAGAGATGACTTTAGTGAGATTTATTTGCTTGGTAATGTTGGAAAGCAAAAATATGAAGGTAATAGAAGCAGAAAGATACCTAATGGATGCAGCAGCAACAATCTCATCATCCTTCTCTAAAATTGCAGTAACAAACCCAACATAGTTTAGTCGCTTAAAATTAGACCTGCAAAATAAAAGTATAATTAGAGAAAATATGCTTATTGAACTTCAACTAGCACAAATGACCAATCAAAGAAACTAGAAAGGCGGATTGAGATAAGTAGAGAAATCATACAAGCATACAAGCCAACAGATAAGTAGAGAAAGCTACAGAGACTTACACTAACATAACACAAGATCAATAAATTGAAGTACTTTAGGTTTCCCTATTACCAAAAGTTGCTAACAAAAAGCTGGTGATATACACACATGGCATGTGGGGCCGCGTAAATCTCATTTATGCGTACATATATGTAACAAAATGGTAAAAAATAAAGTAGGATTAAACAAACTTAAAAGTCACACGACAAATAACCAAACCAAAAGTGTTGACGCAAAAGTAATGGTAATATTATCAAGAAAAAGTGGATCGAAATTTTTCAGCGAAGGCTATACATAGATCATTTCTTACTCAAAACGACATGCAAGCACGAACGATTGCAGAATAAAGGTGCGACAAATCTATACTTAGAAATCCAATTAATTTTTGACTAATGGAAAAATTACACATACTTAGTGTACTAGTCTATTAATGGACTTCATTAAAGATGCAGACTGCTAAAGTTAATAAACTCAGAATATACCAGCCTCTAAAGTTAAGGGGGTTTCATGGTTTtctaaattttagaaaaaatttcTCCTTAATTTGGATGGAAAGACCAATTCTGGCAGTCTTATCTCTTCCGCTATTTGTTACACATCTCCTATATCTCCACTTTACAGGTTTGATTCTGCATACAATGTGCTTCATGCCTTCAGCAATCACCAGCATCCTCATATATactaaaattttaatgaatataAGCATAAGTTTTATACATGCATGTGTAGGCAAACATATACAAGTGTTTTTATTTGTACACTTATCATAATATGTAGCTGTATGTACTCAGCATCCTGGGTCCTTTGTATTAATCCAACACATATTTAGTTAGTTATAACGGCAAcgctacgtatccctaacaaattcaaccGTAATTAACCaaaacatgtaattagacaacgtaataacgaaattcaatgtaattaaataacgtaatactgttatggccgattatggaagaaattgttggggatatatagagtttttgTAGTTATAATCTTTGTAGCTGTGCACCTACAATTCTTCAGATTGATCATAATGTATAAAAGTCCCTTGAACACTCCAAGGAGGAAACAAAATAGTGGTAAACAATGTCTCCAGCCTTGTaattattgatttaatcaaGTACTACATAAATCGCTACACATATTTTCCGTCACTTCCAAGAGTAAAGTAGACTCAGTTATATGCATTCCTCAGGGCTAAAGGTACCACTTCAAGCAAAATGCTGGTTTAGATGCCCTCTTCTCCCAAATGTGAAGTTACAACAAGTAGAAAAGCAGCCAATACAGAACATTTTTGTAGGATAAACCGCTTGATTTTACTTCTGCTATCCAATGCAACAGGGACCGCAATTAAACCAAATCTAAGCACATTCCACGTCTTTTTATCATATTAATTTACGTATAAAGATAGAAACTCCTGCGAATCAATCAAATTACATTTGCAGCAATGTGGCACTAGCAACAACAGTTAATCATAATAAATGTTTCATAATAGAAAAACTTGGTTTAGTTGTAAAAAAGAATATTAGCAGCCTTTTCCTGTCACCAAAAAGAAGTTCAAGCATCCTTAcccataattaaaaataatattgcgAATCAGATTGACTCCACTTCTGTAGTCAACCATAGGCAAAAAGCACTCATCCATTATATACAGTGCAACAGCTAGCTTTGAATTACATTCAATCTTCTgagatacatcatcaagagaCCTATCTGAGTCAACATCATATCGGCGAATGAGAGTCCATGAGAAGCCTTCATCGAGATCGTGTTTAACCCCAAGAAGCCTTTGTAGTTTCCCATTCAACTGATAAACCATAAAACATTGATCAACTATAGTGAAAAAATGCATGCTCATGCACACACATACTCATACAAGTAAAAGGGAAGGGGAAATTAACATGTTCAAttaggaaagaaaaaagaagtaaataatCTTAGCCAGCtcaaaaaacaatatttttatcTATATCACcaacttttcattttctttattggcATTTATTATCTATACAAGGCCCACAAAATGAATTCATGCTTTTACATAACAATGCCCTCAAAATGAAAGTTTCAACAATATAATACCCAAGGGCATGAAACGTTTCATCATGTCAATACATTTGACAGTGACAACTCCAGGCACCAACTTGGTCGTACTGTTTTAGGAAATGTCGCTACACAATAAACATAGTTGTCAAAAGCCCTCGCTTAAGCGAAGTGCAGCCGTAGGGCTTCACCAGCCTTGAAGCGCAGCACCTTCACTGAAGCGCGCTTAGGCGACGATGAGTGAAGCGCAAAAGAGAAAAGGCGCAAACTTTTCTGAAATCAGTAATATTCTGTATTTTTGTGTGTAATTGGGTCTTAAAGTTTACATGTAAGAATGGGCCTCACTTAAAATATAAAAGCCCATCCAAAACAAGTCTAGCCCATGAACAAAATTGACGTAAAACCCTAACAAGAAAAGAAGACTTCAGCAGTGTTGGTGCCTCACCAACTCTGTCTCTCTCACTAAACAAGCTATGTTGTCTTCTCTAAAGTACACTCTGAACAAGcttttattagcatttttaaAAATAGCCATTTCCACTCCGGTATCTACTCAATAGCCATTTTCTTGACATCCCTGGTTGCTTCTAGCCTTTATTAGCATTTAGCCTTTTATTTTACTATATGTGCACCAGTGCATGCATCTCATACTTGCATGTTGTAAACTTGTAATTTTTAAGATAGCTATTAAATTGATCATggactttctttattttgcgcTTTGCTTTGTTTGAGCAAGCGCTTTAAGTGCGCTTTGCACTTCATTGCACTTTAAAGCAAATGAGACTTTTGCGCTTCACTGCgcttttagcttttgacaactatTACAATAAAGAAGTATGTAACAAGATGCCAAATTCATATTTTAAAGTAGTAGATATAACTCAGCTTACTGAATTAGCCAAAACACTACCTCTTGGCATTTCTTCCCGCAAAAGGACTCACAACCAGAATCATCATTGCCAGCATTCTTTGCCTGAACACAAGAATGGTGATCTACAACAGAAGAGATCTTCAGTCAAGCATATGAAACAGTAGGGGCTATGATTTATGAAGTTGATAATACAACTTTTATGTAAATGTCCTACTATGGAATATGGATATTGTTACAATTATAACTATGACAATAAATTTTTTGCatgaataatgataataaatcttATTCCTGGTGATGATACATCGGATGTCAACCAAATAAATGAATTTAAACAGTGTAAAGATAGAATCAATACATTTCTCCTCGCACAAGCAGCATGAACATAATAAGGTAGCAGCAGGATTGTCATCCCCCTGATATGTACTGCCATTGGCAGTCCCACAAAATTTGCATGAGCAATATATGCAACACCAGTCACCAGAAGGAAACTTCTGCAAACatagaaaacaaaaggcaaaagttctaaaaaaaAGCTTCAAAAAAAGAACCGGAAAAAACCAGATACAGTGACCGCTTCGAATCATGTAAGAACAGAAGGAGAAGGGGAGAGGAAACATTGAAGTTATTATGATTAGCCATGTATGCAATTGGAAAAGGCATCTATGTATACATACATTAATATCCAAGCAGCTTTGATGGAATGTTGACGGACAACCATCACAACAGATCAGGTCCCCGCCATCTCCACAGATTCCACACGTATCATCGTTTGGGTCTTCCCCGTTAACGTCAATGTGATGGTACCCTCTATGTTCAGACTCATCTTGCTTATTCCACGAGTCTAGCAGACATTGCAAGAGGGAGCATCCACTCTCTAAATATATATTTCGAAACGTTTGGAAGCCATCACCACTGGCATGAGTTTGAAAATGTGATACTGTGAAGATTTTATCACAACAATCACAACGAATGCCATCTTTCATAATTTTACCTTCAAGCATTACTCTTGTTTTTGTTAAGTTAAAGCACTGCACCTTTCCATTAATTGGAACAATACCCAAGTCCATCATCCAAGCTAGAACAGTTCGCTTCCCATCATACAGTACATAACCATCACTGTCAGATTCTGGCCCCTCCTTGGAATTGCGAACGATCAGAGCACATCGATTTTGATTATGTGATTCTAGCCGCTTGCGTGTTCTGGCCAGCAATGGTGTTCCCCCATGCAATGAACATGCTGAATTATCCTGAGCATGAGTCAATTTATTGTTTTTCAGTCTACCCTTGAATGCTGCACCACGTGAACTCATAACAGCTTTTAGTTTTTCCTTTCGCATTTTTCTCTTGTGCAGATTCTTACTAGTGACCCCTCCTGCTGTTTTTTTAATCTTCAGTCTCTTCATTGTCCGTTTGTGTTTGCGCTGTTCCTTATTAGTAACCCCCTCAGCTGTCTTCTTGATAATCATTTTCTTCCCCTTTCTACTTACATTTTTATCACATCTTTCCTTGGACGTTACTCTTTTCAGTACACTTAGTTCTTCATCCGGTATAGGAATAAATTTTAAACCTGTCCTACTCTCAGAGTCAGAATTACTATTGTCATTACCATTTTCATAAGACTCCTTAAGCATCCTATAAGCCAAGGTAACTGACCAATGAGTTTTCCCTTTGGGATTAACATAAACAGCATCACTGTACTCTCTGCTATTTCTACGTCTGTATTCAATTTTCCAGCCTGCACTCAGAAGCAGTTCCACGATCCGATCTCTCACTGCCTGTTGTATAGCCCTACGCTGTAATCTTCCTTCCTTCCCTTGCGCACACTCTCCTTCATTATCTCTTATTTTTGTCAATCTACGTGCTGTTTTAGCCTTTGATCTCGACCCAAAAGAAGATTCATTGTCCTCAAGTTTATTATTGCCACAATTATTACCCTTCGGTGGAATAGGCATCTTCATTTCCAACTCTTCCCCAAAACGTTTACTTTCTGAAAATGATCTACTAGTACATGCTTCAGTCTCCAAGGTATCTCTAGATCTCAAAACACTCTTGCTATACCTCATTGTTCCGATGCTGTTTTCCTTATCAGACTCCACCTTCAGAAACCCATCAGTCTGCTGCATTAGAGGATGCCTCCCGGGCATTGATCCACAATTCTGTTTCAACTTCTTCCTAGAATAACCATCAGACTGATCACTTTCTTCAATTTCCACCTCAACCTGCATCTTGGAAGGTATCCCACACTTTTTCCTGggctttttttccccttcattcTTCAACTGATCAGCAGATTGATCACTCTCTTTCATTTCCACTTCAACCTGCTCCTTACGAGGTCTCCCTCGCTTTTTCCCGCAACTTTCCCCCAACTTCTTTCTCATCTCACCATCAGATTGATCACTCTCTTTCATTTCCGCTTCACCCTGGATCTTGGGGTCTCTCAAGCTCTCACCCTTTTGCTTCAAAACCTCCCTTTCCTCACCATCAGATTGCTTACTCTTCTCAGTTTCAGACTCTGCCCTTTCCTTCTCAGGGTCATCACCATGGCTACTCGTTTTACCAACAACATTATCTTCATACTCTCTCCTCTCGCAATCACCTCTGGCCCTTTCCTGCTCAGCAGATTGATCACTCTCTTTCATTTCCACTTCAACCTGCACCTTACGGGGTCTCCCTCGCTTTTTCCCGCAACTTTCTCCCAACTTTTTCCTCATCTCACCATCAGATTGATCACTCTCTTTTGTTTCCACTTCAACCTGCACCTTACGGGGTCTACCTCGCTTTTTCCCGCAACTTTTTCTCAACTTCTTCCTCATCTCACCGACAGATTGATCACTCTCTTTCATTTTCACTTCAACCTGCACCTTACGGGGTCTCCCTCGCTTTTTCCGGCAACTTTCTCCCAACTTCTTCCTCATCTCACCATCAGATTGATCACTCTCTTTCATTTTCGCTTCACCCTGCATCTTGGGGTCTCTCCTGCTCTCACTCTTTTGTTTCAAAATATTCCTCACCTCACCATCAGATTGATTGCCCTTTGCAGTTTCAAACTCTGCCCTTTCCTTCTCAGGGTCATCACCGCAGCAACAAGTTTTACCAACAACATCATCTCCAAACTCTCCCGTCTCCCCATCACTTCTGGAACGTGATGCTGACCTCAATATCCTACCTGCAGTCTGCATTTTGCTATCTAAACCAAAACCCTCCATCGCCGCCTTCTTCTTTTCATCACTGTTCTCATCAAAATTCTCACCTCCATATAGCCGAGTCCTTTTCCTTGCATTCTCAGCAAACTCAACCGCAACTTCACCACCATCCACATTGCAATCTCTGCGGCATTCAGCATTCTGTGATCCCTCTCTCCGCTCAAGTCCAACTCCTTCGTTTGGAGAAGAtgcattattattttcttcaacttcatcttcttcccttGGAGATGAGACTATGGTGCCTACTTCAGACTTGGAACATGAAATCTGTTCTGAGTTTGTCTCTTTGTTCACATCAGAACCCAGTTGGACAGCGCTATCCACTTTCTTCTGAATCAACTCCTGGCAAGTCAAAGCCTCGTCTTTATCAGGTTCAATTGCTTCCTTTGGAGAATATCCATTACTTTTGTCTTCCAATTCGTCTCCTTCCTTCGTAGAATATACATTGGTCCCTTTTTCAGCCTCCAAACCAGTGCTTTTCTCTTTATTCAAATCAGAACCCTTTTGCCTTGTATTATACACATTCCTTTTAGCCAATGCTGGGCTATTGGAAGCATCATCTTTCTTGGAACGAGCAGCTGAACTACCAGATCTCAGACCCTCTCTCATAGCTCACCAAATCTCCACAAAACACCAAAATTCAATAGCCTCAAAGAAAGAACTCTTCTACAGCCAAAtcaatttaccaaaaaaaaaaaaaaaaaaaaccctcaaaaTTTGTATTGTAAAAACACCAGCTCGATCTCAATAAACCCCAAACAAACCCTGGAATTTGaataacagaagaaaaaaaaaagaaaaaaaattgaaagaaatccTCAATTTATGTTCAAAGAAACATGATGGCAGACGAATCATACCAAAACGGAGAGTGATCGTAGAAGCTTACCAATGCAGCAAAAGCGAAATGCATACACGATCGACAACGTCATTCCGTACATCAGCTACCAACCTTGGAAGAAACAACCATGGCGTTTCGGAGGAATTGGGTTTCAGCGAGACAGGAGTAGAGGGTTTAGAGCGGGGGGAGAGTGATTGGGGAGAAGTTTTTGGGGCTTGACGTTGTATCTTCTATCATTACGTTTTCGTCCTGCTTAATTAGGAATATAAGATATGATACGTATGGGCATTTTAGTCATTAAGTATCAGCGGGGTTTTTCAATTTCCCTCCATCTATGTCTATATTTTATTCCTAAATTGAAACTTATAcatcaaaaaagtgaaaaacattAGCCAATAATTTTGAAttacattttaaaaataaagcccattaatttcattgaaaataatttatatttgtcataattttttttgaaggatgatatatattttaaaaatcaatcCAAAGCATTAATACATCCAGGCTCCagcaaaataaatatattagagTTCATGAGAAACTTTCTATATCAAAACAATTATGAATTTAGTATCTATATCGAACTTGGTGTAATGATCTTCAATAATTGAGATACTTGACTTTATTTTAGGAGCAAAAGTGCACTTATATCCTCAacaatttactttttttttataatttaatacCATAATGTATACTTCTTTgaataaatttgataaattctatattaattaagaaaattaatatttaccTAATTACCTTACGAGTAAATTTATGTACTGATGTGTGGTGTGGGACTGTGGATCAATGCTAAGTGAACTTTTCCAATTTAAaaagttatttttgaagaaatactaaaataatataggatttatcatatattttttctctttttgtgttcttcaagagaggagaaaaaagggtaaattaggtattttctattttagagCCATCCAATTTGGAGTCATGATGGCCCACTTCCCTCCAATTTGGACCTGGCCCACTCTCTCCCATGTGGATTTGTATTATGGTGGTGGCCAATTGGTGGGCAAAATAAAGGGGCCGGCCCACTTACTTTCAATTCGTTGGATTTGAGCCTAATAAGATGTAACGGCCCATTTTTCAGCTTAACCAAAGCGAAAATTGTTGTTTCCTTAAGTTAGAAAGATCCTCTCCATCATACGGCTTCCCTTTCCAACAAAGACACAACGCAAATGGAAAGTTAATAAGAGTGGAGTAGAGATTATATATCATATCATGTCGTGTGTGAATATATTACAATCATATATAAAGGGAAAACACTTGATCATTTATTTATTACTATGATTCGTCTAAATTATCCAATATGGGTCTCGGGCCATTAGGCCCGTGCGTATAGATAGACTCTAGCCCAATTTTGACTATCTTTGTAAGATAGTGTCTAGGAAAAAATAATGAACTCTCTAATATCCTTGTTTTTTTCTCCTGCCCAACTTTAACTATCCTTGTAAGACAGTTTTCTTCTATTAGGAAACAACATACTGTCTACTTCCCCAAGTCCAGGTCAAAGTCCAACCCATCACATGACGTTCAGGGACTTTTATGGCTCACGGCTTTAAAAACATCTTACTAAGTCAATGAAAGCACGAGTTTATAATTCGTCcactaaatatttattttaaccATGTGAGACCTTTTTTCTCCTACGTCTCAGACTCCCAATTGATTAGCAATCCGAATCTCCCATCGGTTTAGTTTAGTGCTCGTGGAATAATGCACAAACACAATGAGAGAGTGAGGATTAATTATAAGGTTTTGGTCAACGAAGAGTGGTAGGTTTGTTTGTAATAAATGGAATAGTTAAAGTTTTAGAATAAATGATGAGTCATTATCCATAGATTAGTTGTATAACATGTAGCAGCAGACGTGAACATGGGATGCTTCTTGTGTTTGAACAAGTAGAGTAATAATATAGGAGGTTTGGTGGTCATTATCCATAGATTAGTTGTATAACACTTCTGACAAAATGAATTATTATTggtgttttgtttttcaaagcCTCCATTTATGGGTtttactaatattataatagttTGCATTATAAAGAAGACTAGTGTCAGCCCCCGCGCGTTGCGGCGGGATATCAGTAATTTCAGTCTTGAATATCAGTTTAAGAAGCACACAATGAATAGAAGACCAAGTTGTTGTTTATCACCATCAATAAAACTACAGATGTTGGTATACTCACATCTCAACCTCCCTTTACTTGTGTAGCCCAAGAAACGTAGTACAAAACTCAGCAGAATATATGGTTCCATTAACTGATCGTGCACAATAATTTATATACAGCAATTTCCACTAAGATATAGTAATTCCACACAAAAACTTGATTCAACTTACAATTTTGCCAATAAGTTCCCACCGGTCGCAAATTGAAGAACAATGTCTATTTTTGTCTTTCTGGCCATCACCATTCACTTGCACCAAGCAAGCTGCAAGCAGTTACTTAAAAATGTAGAAGTAACCAATAAAGTGTTGATTTATTCTTACGGGCAATGTAAAAGAATGACATTTATAGCCAAAATAGGCCAAATAACCAATGGACAAAAGAAACAACACTGATTGGCAATTTTGGAATCTTGATAT
This genomic interval carries:
- the LOC120007670 gene encoding uncharacterized protein LOC120007670 isoform X1 — translated: MREGLRSGSSAARSKKDDASNSPALAKRNVYNTRQKGSDLNKEKSTGLEAEKGTNVYSTKEGDELEDKSNGYSPKEAIEPDKDEALTCQELIQKKVDSAVQLGSDVNKETNSEQISCSKSEVGTIVSSPREEDEVEENNNASSPNEGVGLERREGSQNAECRRDCNVDGGEVAVEFAENARKRTRLYGGENFDENSDEKKKAAMEGFGLDSKMQTAGRILRSASRSRSDGETGEFGDDVVGKTCCCGDDPEKERAEFETAKGNQSDGEVRNILKQKSESRRDPKMQGEAKMKESDQSDGEMRKKLGESCRKKRGRPRKVQVEVKMKESDQSVGEMRKKLRKSCGKKRGRPRKVQVEVETKESDQSDGEMRKKLGESCGKKRGRPRKVQVEVEMKESDQSAEQERARGDCERREYEDNVVGKTSSHGDDPEKERAESETEKSKQSDGEEREVLKQKGESLRDPKIQGEAEMKESDQSDGEMRKKLGESCGKKRGRPRKEQVEVEMKESDQSADQLKNEGEKKPRKKCGIPSKMQVEVEIEESDQSDGYSRKKLKQNCGSMPGRHPLMQQTDGFLKVESDKENSIGTMRYSKSVLRSRDTLETEACTSRSFSESKRFGEELEMKMPIPPKGNNCGNNKLEDNESSFGSRSKAKTARRLTKIRDNEGECAQGKEGRLQRRAIQQAVRDRIVELLLSAGWKIEYRRRNSREYSDAVYVNPKGKTHWSVTLAYRMLKESYENGNDNSNSDSESRTGLKFIPIPDEELSVLKRVTSKERCDKNVSRKGKKMIIKKTAEGVTNKEQRKHKRTMKRLKIKKTAGGVTSKNLHKRKMRKEKLKAVMSSRGAAFKGRLKNNKLTHAQDNSACSLHGGTPLLARTRKRLESHNQNRCALIVRNSKEGPESDSDGYVLYDGKRTVLAWMMDLGIVPINGKVQCFNLTKTRVMLEGKIMKDGIRCDCCDKIFTVSHFQTHASGDGFQTFRNIYLESGCSLLQCLLDSWNKQDESEHRGYHHIDVNGEDPNDDTCGICGDGGDLICCDGCPSTFHQSCLDINKFPSGDWCCIYCSCKFCGTANGSTYQGDDNPAATLLCSCCLCEEKYHHSCVQAKNAGNDDSGCESFCGKKCQELNGKLQRLLGVKHDLDEGFSWTLIRRYDVDSDRSLDDVSQKIECNSKLAVALYIMDECFLPMVDYRSGVNLIRNIIFNYGSNFKRLNYVGFVTAILEKDDEIVAAASIRIHGNQLAEMPFIGTRYTYRRQGMCRRLLSGVESALCALDVEKLVIPAISELRETWTTVFGFKPVDASLEQKLRNTNMLVFPGVDMLQKPISSSQETLLAAEGLKSAELDEHQIMNEYNNSDDRFSAAVDVNVSSEVTTPGAPKICDEPVAHESDSSLPPASLDVTSDITSENIDLPANACASDAKSLVHLSENPDDLEKKINTLGRACDFFEQAGDIGKQHNAIMVSSAPPHERIEALDTCPNQLGVPEVEIISSMVANIGIKAGDSERKLICTSKDATESVSCEVKLEDSIVKDSYNSHENITIKHDSDTVTQVSEDMKRAKHLLIEEFQVAGSLDLDGKVHDTCEVKKIVFQDVSVAGVAFPASAHDSSSCKINSMECPEAVVPPTPEDDCHIACGSVALEKPSLQTEINGSRRSTDIPLDSSEVTVGGELDLEKEPIAAQTHTLSAGEDSISGCTQIEIKSSKHLESDHRVPQTIIAPCNPESLCGSSSASGASKQCSLWWR